Part of the Spea bombifrons isolate aSpeBom1 chromosome 3, aSpeBom1.2.pri, whole genome shotgun sequence genome, tttgggggttttttgcaCTTAAAAAGTGAATAGTAACCTGTTCTAGGTGTGATAATTTCAATGCCATAGGGCTGAGCTCTGCACACAATATCTTTAGGAGaaacaatatattgtataaagACTTGGTCTTTCCAGCTTGTGGGTCactacatttttctttgttttgtttttttgtcgtTTAGTCTTGAATAAATGGCAGATGAATCCATATGATAGAGGTTCAGCCTTTGGTAAGTGCTAGttttgttaattcatataaatcaAACTTAAATTGTTGTCTCACCCATTTCTTATCTTTGCTTTTGTAATATTGTTGTGTAATGTCATAGCGCATgtctgttttgctttctttgtgaTGCCTCCATGTTGTGTCTGGAAATGAAATAGTAGCTCTGTATGGTTTGTACAATAGGGTATGACATATACAGCACCATCGTCGGACAGACCTGTCACTTCACCATGCCCTACATGTTAGAATCGATCAAACCTATCtgattacagattaaaataagaatcTGAATCTGCATGGCTATTATAATTCTTTCTATGGAAGCTGATTTTTCCTCACAGCCTTTGTAAGTGTGGGGTGAGGAGGAGACTACTTTCAGAACAGCAAACTAATTAAAATGCAGATTTTGCTACCTCCCTAATGTAAAACTTTTGCCGAACAATAAgcctgtactatatatatatagattttattatatttagttGTTGcctgaaaagttttttttttttgttttttttgttttttgtctgcaagTTAATGGCAAAGACAGGCGTAGTTGGCATGAGTAAAGTGTATGTCCGTTGTTAGATTCCACTTGATGTATCTATCAGACAGTTGAAGACTCATTCCatggcttctggtatcctgctATTTTTCACCTTGCACTTATGTACATTAGCTGTGATGACCACGCTTAAATTGGTGCAAATATTTTAGTAGTTTGTCGTTAATAATTGATATTTGGCTTACCCTTGgtgtaattaaaacataaatgttcttttgccattttcttatcatttttaatgtacTATAAACTTTggatcattattattgttttgtccTAGCAATCGGAGCTGATGGGCTCTGCTGCCAGAGCAGAGAAATAAAGGAATGGCATGGTTGCAGGTCCACTCGCGGGGTTAATAAAGGTAGGTTAACATCAGGTGTATATGAGCAAAAACCGCATTAAATTGGATGCGTCTTGAAGAATTTTATTGGATACCTCAAGTGCTGTTTTACACACCCGTCATGgcccttttacctattgtgtaatacaccctaaatccctctagactgtaagctcgtttgagcagggccctcctcacctgttgtctctgttagtcaatttgttatgttacatactacttgttatgtcctgtccaccctttgtacagcgctacggaatttgatggcgctatataaaacaataaataataacaatggaaATGTCCTCTGACAGTACTATGAATGTCCAACCCTAAAATTTCTCCAGGCTCAAGGGCAatgttggccctgcataatgcatacataAATAGGCAAGACTAAACTTCTCGCTTTGGTTGTCCTGCCAATTTAGCCTTTTGATGTAACCTTTAAGAATATTGTGAGATCAGGTATCTCTTTGCCTTAGTATGATCTTCTTATCGCTGTGGCCCTCAAATCTTCATGTTGTGTTTCTTTAACAGGAAAATACTTTTATGAAGTATATTGCCATGACCAGGGTCTGTGCAGAGTTGGATGGTCTGTATCACAAGCTTCCTTAGATCTTGGTGAGTTTTTATTCACGTAAATTATGTTTTGGTGTTTTCAGTACGTTCTGTAACTGAAATTGTTAATCATTGCACTTAAAGATTATGtctgttagtgtgtgaacatacTGTTAAAAGCCTGGCTTCCGTTTCCCTTAGGAACCGACAAGTTTGGTTTTGGCTTTGGGGGAACTGGAAAAAAGTCTCATAACAAGCAGTTTGATAGTTATGGGGAGGTAAGTGCGTTTCGGCTATATTTACATTCCACGCTTACCAGACAATCTGAACGGTGAAACGCCTGATGCACAatgcttttttgttcttttaatgtTCTAGTACACGTTAAGTATCCCTTATCCGAAATGTTTGGGACCAGAAGTATTTCAAATAAGGGAATCATTCTGCATTACGAATCTATCTTCTCAACTGTGTCCCCTCTGTTCCGGCTTCTCCCCTCGGCCCTAGTTGTGCAACGGACCAGTAGCAATGCGGAACCGCGGGGAGAAGCCTGAACAATGCCTGGCAGCAGGGAGGAGGTGAAAAGGATGGACTGACTACGGGAGAGATCAGAACTCTTTCCTGAACCTCCGTCATCGGTATCCCATATCTGAATTTCCTTaatctgcggggggggggggacctctACACATtgaccctttttatttttaatttttttgtacaatgaaGCCATTGGCTAGTTCCATAGTTGTTTTTGGTTGAACTTCTACAACAGTTTTTACTAAACTCAACTTTGTGGCTTTTGGCTGTAAAAGAGTATACTTATTTCCAGAAATATACTACATACactatgggggggggttggaggcATATCAAAGCAAAGATTTAAGAAAAAATCATTACAACATGTATTGTACTTCCAAATCACAGCCAGGTATTTTGTAgaaataatcttttattttagaaaatacattgtgtttttatgaCTTCGGATGTCATTttaatttctaatatatatacatatttgtttttctgcagGAGTTCACAATGCATGATGCCATCGGCTGCTACCTAGACCTTGATAATAGCTGTATAAAATTTTCAAAGAATGGTAAGCATTGAACCATCGGTGTAAGACATAATTCTTAAACTGTCACACTACAATATGctgcttatttttaatttcaatcCTAAAATGACCTTTTATTTTCTGTGGTGCTATATATGTGAGGTAATAGCTTTTATATGTTTGGTGGCGGGTGTTAATAGTCGAGAGTAGGTTTCCAATTCTTTACTGAGAAGTCTTGGAAGATCTGGATGAAGTGTCCTGGCTGTGCTTTAGGTGGACATCAAAACAAATATGGAAATCTGACCAAAATGCTGCAAGAACAAAGGTTTTGATTATGGTGATCTCAAAAATGATCATTCTCTTTGTTTAACCCATTGAATCTTTCCGTCTTGTTTAGGGAAGGACCTTGGTCTGGCATTCCAGATCCCTCCACATTTAAAGAACCAGGCCTTCTTCGCATCATGTGTTCTGAAGGTATGATCTTCCCCATCCGAGTGCTGCGGGGTGCAGACTATgtaatggatatttttttaatgtgccaCTCTAATTGGTTTGTGTAACTTCCCCATGAGTGTCTTTTGTCGTagtcaagggatccatgtataaagtggatatagaggcaaaaggtgatcattgttgactttgtttgcatgcacctacccagaatcccttgtggttgtggcagcaccatgagatttctgagggaaaaacaagccttctggcttgcctggtgtctgtagatgaatgtttaataatgcttctactacccccttaattttaagtggaagggttttccatcacctttaccaccataacttttgttattggtaaaCTTAGTCTTCTGTCTGCTTAgtatttttagaatattataCGTACTTTTTTGTTCACTCGCTTGTGCCCCAGTGCATTATAACCACAGAaggtttctcctgcaagattGATTGTGTTGTCCATACATAATTTTGGCGATTTATGTACGCATTATCTCACAGATTTAACTCAATCAAGGTATCGGGAATCTGGGGTGGATTTACTTTCCTTAGACCTTGTTATGGTTGGTGTCAGCAGCTGCTTCTTCATTATGTTTAAGCTGAATATgacgggtttttttttttttttttttttttttttttttccttgcagaATGCTGAACTTAAATTTAACTTTGGGGATGAGGAGTTCAAATTTCCACCTAAGGATGGCTTTGTTGCCTTGACCAAAGCCCCCGACGGTCATGTGGTGAAATCCCAACACACTGGTACGTCTGTGCTGTTTCAATGTATGCCCTGTATTATCAGAAGAGCTATCCTCTCCGAGTGGGTCCAAACGTATTCTTATGTACCGTACAGGGCAGGAATAAAAAGCCACATACGCTGTGCAAATGCCCTAGCCTGATTTAGGTAGGAAACAGGATTTTAACTGGCATTATCTCTAGCAAAATGATAACCTTATATAGGGATATATTTTCATTGTATTATATGTCGGGGAGCTGCACACACTCATAACGCCCTTGCCATAGTCACAGCGCAGTGTGCAGGCCACCCGTTGAATCGCAGCACTAGTCTTCACAGCTTGTGGATGCATACCGGAAACCATCCTACGGTAATATTTCAGCTAAACATATGCTGACAGGTTTGTTCATATGCAAACTAATATTAGATATTACTAAATACATGCaggaatttagatttttttcctcttccttttAAAGCTCCTCATTTGTCATGGCCTGTGTAGATTTCCTCTAAAGGGTTCCTTCTTCTTTCCTTCTACTTTCCTGCTTATTACCCTCCCTACCAAGGTCTCTTTCCTGCTTATTACCCTCCCTACCAAGGTCTCTTTCCTGCTTATTACCCTCCCTACCAAGGGCACTTTCCTGCAGCATTAACAGTAATTACAGTGCTGTATAGGTCCCTCCTTTTGTATTTTGCTCTTAGTACACATAAGCATGGTGCTAATTCCCATATCGAATAGCTCACAAATCAGAAGTCCACAGTCCCAGGCATCACATTTTGGTTTTGTTAAAAGTTGCGGTGACCTTAGCCAGGGGATGGCCCTTAATGCCTAGTGGTTTCGGGAAGTTGAAACCAGAGCTctcctgatatatataatgaataaacccctttgtgtTGGTTTGTctactaaaaatgttatatatttgtttcatgAGTGAATTATCTTTATTACTCTTTTGTTCAAGGAAGTGCACAAGTGTCCCAAGCAAAAAATATACCAAACGCACCAAAAGCTCTCATTATCGAGCCGTCACGTGAGCTGGCGGAGCAGACGCTGAACAATGTcaaacagtttaaaaaatacGTGGATAATCCTAAACTGAGGTAATAACAAATTCTGTTACTCTAGATTGTGTCCATAATCTCTActgcaaagaaaaataatgtattttgtccTACTCGAAGGGAATTGTTGATCATTGGTGGCGTAGCAGCGAAGGATCAGTTGGCCCTTCTTGAGAGTGGGGTAAGTTTACATGTTAAATggtggtggtttttttttttttttttttttcccctgcatattaaatgtatattttaacacGTCTGATCCACATTATGACATGGTTATATAGTAGGGACAATACTCTATAAACCTTTAGATTGGGTACCGTatgtacaaatacataaaagtgATGTAGAAAGCCATGGAGTGATGGATAGGGGGTACAGCTAGTCCCAGTAAAGGCTGAAGGGTCTTGCAATTGGAGTTTACAGGGGTCTAGGGAAGGAATCGTTAAGTTATATTCTGTTGATACTGTTTGTTGGGTGGAACTGTTTAAAGTGTATGCTGTATGTAATGTTGCATTGTGGTTATGCTCCATGGATATTTTACAATACATTATGATTACAAGGTAATAGTCACAAAGTCCACcgcaaaatgggaaaaaaatacaaagtaaaaacttttaagaagctttttttccagtttctatgacaaccaCTTACTGGTACAGCTTTAACCGTGTCACATGGAAattgtgaaggaaaaaaatagcagATGGCACATTTaatgacttttattttttttttattctattttgttttttggcagGTGGATATAGTAGTGGGGACgccgggcagactagatgaccTTGTATCAACAGGGAAACTGATTCTGTCTCAAGTCAGGTTTCTGGTACTTGATGAAGCTGTAAGTTGAAACGGtgaaataattttatatgaAATCTTATAGAATTATGAATATCTGCATCTGTTGATAGCAGGACAAGGTGGGGTGGAATCTTAACAGTGAGGTCATAGCACTTTTATACATCAGACTAAACAGATCTAGCAGAAAATATGAGCATAAAACcaagtttatatatttactatttatattaatattaaagctGTGTAACGGATTTTCTTATTTGTAGACGTTTTTTATACTGGTACATGGGTTTCATGATtaagtttaaatgtttttccacCCGTATAATGTTTTCCTCTTGGTTTTAGGACGGGCTTCTATCACAAGGATATTCTGACTTCATCAACAGGATTCATGGTCAGATACCCCAGGTCACATCTGATGGAAAGAGACTGCAGGTTAGATATAAAGGTTTTGCCAGGAGACAATACAACCCCTGTAACGCACTTCTGTGTCCTATGTCTTCTGCTAGGTCCGCTCTAGGCAGGTATCCACAAAACCAAATTGCTATACCTCATTTAGAATATTCAGTTTAATGCCGAGCTCCGATTTATAACAAATATGTGATTGAATTGGAAACAGTACAAGTGAGCTAAATTGAATTAACGTACTGAGGAAATGATCACCCCACAAACATTTGAGATAACGAGGCCGCTTTTGAAGAATAGAGGAGTGCTGTAAAAGTGGAGTGGAGGATATCTTGGAAAGGTTGTACTCGATGTGCTTGTGTTTTTCCACGTTACTATTTGAATTCCGTATTTCATGTGTTAGGTGATTGTATGCTCAGCCACTCTGCATTCCTTCGATGTGAAGAAGCTTTCTGAGAAAATCATGCATTTTCCTACCTGGGTGGATCTGAAAGGAGAGGATTCGGTGCCTGAAACTGTGCATCATGTCGTGGTCCCGGTCAACCCCAAGAAAGACAAGCAATGGGAAAGACTTGGAAAAAATCACATCCGGGTAAACGCATCTTTGCGATCACTCAATTTTTAATCCTGCCTTCCCATTTCCCAAACCTATGAAATATTCATATGCATTTTCTAactcaggggtgtccaacctgcgtcccttcagctgctgcaggactacatctcccataatgctctttcagctcaatggctggcagaggagtatgggagatgtagtcctgcagcagctggagggccgcaggttggacacccatGTTCTAACTTGTGCACCGCAACTGATCGTTTCCATTTTCTGTCGAGTGATGGCTTCATAAAAGCCTTAAATGTTTTAGTCTGGTTGTGGTTGACAGGCTTTGAAGCGGTCCTGTAGGTAAAGGTATCAGACTGCTATTGATTATAATAAACTATTCACACAAAGCCTTCGTTAGAGGCGCTCATCCTGCGGGTACAATGCTCAGGGAATCGTAGTATTGCTTTGTATCCAGCGAGCGTCTCAAGCCTAGATTTGTGTCCGTGGGGATTTGTAAAGTTGGAGAAAAGATGAGTAGACACTTTCcttttactttacatctaatcTAAGGTCTTTGTTGTATATGAGATGCTGTTGTCTGCATCTGGTTTAATTCCTGCGTGTGGAGAATTGCGGCTTACCTGGTAATTACTTTTcccataaaaacaaacagcttGTAACACTTTATGGCTGAACAGGTGTTCACGCTGCAGATGAGTGAACAGAATTGGCTGACGGCACACGGCTCTCATCTGAGAATTGTCTATCTAGACTCATGGTttttcttccccccccccctttagacTGACGGAGTCCATGATAAAGATAACACTAGACCTGGAGGAAATTCTTCAGGTAATCATGATTTTTGTCTATAGTTTTTCATGTacacagattttattttattttttttagatggtttttcattttattctcgttcttttgtttttgaaattaGAAATGTGGTCTGAAGCAATAAAGATATTAAAAGGGGAATACACTGTCCGTGCGATCAAGGAACATAAAATGGATCAAGCTATCATTTTCTGCCGAACCAAGTTAGACTGTGATAATATGGAGCAGTACCTAGTACAGCAAGGTGGaggtacgtgtgtgtgtgtgtgtgtatatgtgtagtgtatataaaatatatgtgcaGTGCATCTAGCTAAAAGCAtctctgatttaaaaaaaaaaaaaaagtgctgctGTTTGAATCTACCACTTTCCAATATGTCCAATATAACTGTCATGCTGTATAAAAAGGGGATGAGATGCTCACGAAGAACAGATGGCAGCTTCATAGCCTGTCTTGATCACAACTACAAGGGACACACCGCCCATCATATGCGTTTTAATGCAGTGTCTAAATTAACGCTCTGGGAAATTAATTTACCCTCTTTCCTCGTCCTTCGTGTATAACTTGGTGATTTGCATTTCATGAACCACTAATATAATGTCTTCGCTTACCTACTAGGACCTGATAAGAAGGGACATCAGTTTTCTTGCGTGTGCCTTCACAGCGACCGGAAACCTCACGAACGAAAGCAGAACCTGGAAAGATTTAAGGTAATTGTAATAACCTCTAGTTTTGGGGTCAGTATTGTCCAACGTGATGGAATATACCATTTCATGTTTGCTACAAAGCATGTCGCCATTACACAGGTGAACGTTGTGGGCAAAACCAGATGCCTGTGAAGCCGCTCACTTCCAAGTAAAAGAAAGCGACAGCTAAGCATCTTGTTGTATTGACACATATGGTCACATTATGTGGTGCAGATATTCCCCACTTCTGGATGTTCAAATGTAATGCGGAGACGTAGACAGATAAACTGTTTACTAGTATAAGGGCTGTGCGTATATAATATGTGGTAACCCTAGTGTGCCAATCTTTAACAAGATTGCTCTGTTGCTAAACTTTGCCGCGTTGATATTACGTGCATGAATTGGGTTCGGTGTATATAGTTGCGTTAACATGAAAGTTTTTGTGCTCAATTTTGTTTGCTAGAAAGCTGAAGTTCGGTTTCTGATCTGCACAGATGTGGCTGCCAGAGGTATCGATATTCACGGAGTGCCTTATGGTGAGTGTTATTTCCATTATTGTGTTGTTATTGAGGTATGTATACCTTAATGCCTCTGGATCACGGcaaaatttaactttttttttttcttgttttaatttttgtttgtagTTATTAACGTAACACTTCCAGATGAGAAACAGAACTACGTCCATCGCATCGGTAGGGTGGGAAGAGCAGAAAGGTATACAGTCACTCACTGGAGCATTACAGATATGACTGGCTTTTCTCATGATCCAAAGCTAAGCTGTTCCGCTGGGGTTTTGTCTTCATTATAAGCCTTCATGTatcttgtgttttcttttctttcagaatGGGTTTGGCAATTTCATTTGTGGCATCTGAAAAGGAAAAGGTAATATACGCGTTAGCATCTCCTTAAAAGCCATTAATAGGCTTAAAGTTGTTGTTTAAgaccaattaaccccttaatgacagcccgtacatgtacggggtcaaaatgcattgttttcaatgggtttttcaatgggtttagggaccgcccattgtccttttaaggggttaaacaatgtaaaaagttatgatatatgtgtgtgtgtgtgtgtgtgtgtgtgtgtgtgt contains:
- the DDX1 gene encoding ATP-dependent RNA helicase DDX1 is translated as MAAFSEMGVMAEIAQAVEEMDWLLPTDIQAESIPLILGGGDVLMAAETGSGKTGAFSIPVIQIVYETLKDQMEGKKGKASVKAGSTVLNKWQMNPYDRGSAFAIGADGLCCQSREIKEWHGCRSTRGVNKGKYFYEVYCHDQGLCRVGWSVSQASLDLGTDKFGFGFGGTGKKSHNKQFDSYGEEFTMHDAIGCYLDLDNSCIKFSKNGKDLGLAFQIPPHLKNQAFFASCVLKNAELKFNFGDEEFKFPPKDGFVALTKAPDGHVVKSQHTGSAQVSQAKNIPNAPKALIIEPSRELAEQTLNNVKQFKKYVDNPKLRELLIIGGVAAKDQLALLESGVDIVVGTPGRLDDLVSTGKLILSQVRFLVLDEADGLLSQGYSDFINRIHGQIPQVTSDGKRLQVIVCSATLHSFDVKKLSEKIMHFPTWVDLKGEDSVPETVHHVVVPVNPKKDKQWERLGKNHIRTDGVHDKDNTRPGGNSSEMWSEAIKILKGEYTVRAIKEHKMDQAIIFCRTKLDCDNMEQYLVQQGGGPDKKGHQFSCVCLHSDRKPHERKQNLERFKKAEVRFLICTDVAARGIDIHGVPYVINVTLPDEKQNYVHRIGRVGRAERMGLAISFVASEKEKVWYHVCSSRGKACNNTRLKEDGGCTIWYNEMQLLSEIEEHLTCTISQVEPDIKVPVDEFDGKVMYGQRRALGGGLYKGHVDILAPTVQELASLEKEAQTSFLHLGYLQNQLFRSF